The Thermoplasmatales archaeon genome has a segment encoding these proteins:
- the rpsB gene encoding 30S ribosomal protein S2 produces MEEEPMLLSEEDYQKSGVHIGTQVKSKDMQDYIFKIRNDGLYLLDIKKTNRAIIIAGKMLSRFKPSDILVVAQRQYAFKPVSRFSEVIGAVPLTGRFIPGTLTNPQLNSYIEAKVVVITDPLADTQVMKEARSIGVPIIALCDANNKTDFVDLVIPTNNKGRRSLAVIYWLLAREIMKDRGTIRDYKEFSNTIDDFEAQV; encoded by the coding sequence ATGGAAGAAGAACCGATGTTACTTTCAGAGGAAGATTACCAGAAATCTGGTGTTCACATAGGGACACAGGTAAAATCGAAAGATATGCAGGATTACATCTTCAAGATCAGGAATGATGGCCTTTATCTTTTGGACATAAAGAAAACGAACAGGGCAATAATAATAGCAGGAAAGATGCTTAGCCGGTTTAAGCCCAGCGATATTCTTGTCGTGGCTCAGCGCCAGTATGCGTTTAAACCAGTGTCTCGTTTTTCCGAGGTTATAGGAGCAGTCCCCCTTACGGGTCGATTTATACCCGGAACTTTGACAAATCCACAGCTTAACAGCTACATTGAGGCAAAAGTTGTAGTGATCACAGATCCTCTTGCTGATACACAGGTTATGAAGGAGGCAAGGTCCATTGGTGTCCCAATTATTGCGCTCTGTGATGCCAATAACAAGACGGATTTTGTTGATCTGGTGATTCCTACTAATAATAAAGGACGCAGATCGCTCGCTGTGATATACTGGCTTCTCGCAAGAGAAATCATGAAAGATCGTGGCACAATCAGAGACTACAAAGAATTCAGTAATACAATTGACGATTTCGAGGCTCAGGTCTGA
- the guaA gene encoding glutamine-hydrolyzing GMP synthase, producing MVNSDKFVKEAVDNIRSNLKGRGILACSGGQDSSLLAVLCAMADRENILAVFVDTGLLRKNESVRVEKLFRKYDINYRIIDASSMFFEALQGITDPEQKRKTIGKLFIDVFEKVAKEFEASTLLQGTIAPDWIESGGSVRDTIKSHHNVGGLPEHMKLKLLEPLRDLYKDEIRAVSDYLKMPTDLQPFPGPGLAVRIIGEVTKEKVELLQKVTEILEASVEKEYLDSSKRPWQYFAVLLPVKTTGVHGDKRSYGQSIAIRMIDTTDAMSGTFSRPDWEFLERVSTEITNSVPAINRVVYDITDKPPGTIEWE from the coding sequence ATGGTCAATTCAGATAAGTTCGTAAAGGAAGCAGTGGATAACATTCGATCAAATCTTAAGGGAAGGGGAATCCTTGCCTGCTCTGGTGGTCAGGACAGTTCGCTTCTCGCAGTCCTTTGTGCCATGGCAGACAGAGAGAACATCCTTGCCGTCTTTGTAGACACAGGATTATTGAGGAAAAACGAATCTGTCAGGGTAGAAAAACTATTCAGAAAATACGATATAAACTATAGAATCATTGATGCCTCCTCCATGTTTTTTGAAGCTCTTCAAGGGATTACGGATCCAGAGCAAAAGAGAAAAACTATCGGTAAACTGTTCATAGACGTTTTTGAAAAAGTAGCTAAGGAGTTCGAGGCATCCACACTTCTTCAGGGTACAATTGCGCCTGACTGGATAGAGAGCGGTGGATCTGTAAGAGATACAATAAAGAGCCACCACAATGTGGGAGGCTTACCAGAACATATGAAACTGAAACTTCTAGAACCACTGAGAGACCTTTATAAGGATGAAATTAGAGCCGTTTCCGATTACCTGAAAATGCCCACGGATCTTCAACCGTTTCCTGGTCCTGGTCTGGCAGTTCGAATAATCGGGGAGGTGACGAAGGAGAAGGTCGAGCTTCTTCAGAAAGTTACAGAGATCCTGGAGGCCAGCGTTGAAAAAGAATATCTCGATAGCTCGAAAAGACCATGGCAGTATTTTGCTGTACTCCTTCCGGTAAAAACAACCGGCGTTCATGGAGACAAGAGAAGCTACGGTCAGTCAATAGCCATAAGAATGATTGATACTACGGATGCGATGTCCGGAACCTTTTCAAGACCTGACTGGGAATTTCTTGAGAGGGTATCTACAGAAATAACTAATTCTGTCCCTGCAATAAACAGAGTAGTATACGATATCACTGATAAGCCTCCGGGAACAATCGAATGGGAATAA
- the hemC gene encoding hydroxymethylbilane synthase, with amino-acid sequence MQKVRIITRGSDLALRQTSEISRALEGASIGVEVLTTKSIGDINNSSPIYDMGSDGVFVSSLNKAVLDEEADIAVHSAKDMPSFIDPGLDVIYFSKRGDPHDFFVSKTPLNEFRGTIGTSSVRRKSYISLLAKDVKFSVIRGNINTRINKCLSGEYDATVVAKVALDRLGLNPPGFVFSERDLPPDPNQGFIAVVARKGDPIADFFKKIQDPVSLWEASAERRVLRELGLGCNFPVSLRGKFPDKKMYFSAVIDDSRADMDLDFSEESQIKGSIVKIGDTLGK; translated from the coding sequence ATGCAAAAAGTCAGAATAATAACTCGGGGAAGTGATCTTGCACTCAGGCAAACCAGTGAGATTTCTAGGGCTCTTGAGGGCGCATCCATTGGTGTCGAGGTATTAACAACAAAATCCATTGGCGACATTAACAATTCTTCTCCTATTTATGACATGGGTAGTGACGGTGTCTTTGTTTCATCACTCAACAAAGCTGTTCTTGATGAAGAGGCCGATATTGCAGTCCACTCGGCTAAAGATATGCCGTCATTTATTGATCCCGGGCTCGACGTTATTTATTTTTCCAAGAGAGGAGATCCCCATGATTTCTTCGTTTCCAAAACTCCATTGAACGAATTCAGGGGAACGATAGGAACAAGCTCCGTCAGGAGGAAGTCCTACATATCGCTGTTAGCAAAAGACGTAAAATTTTCAGTGATACGAGGAAATATAAACACCAGGATAAACAAGTGTCTCAGCGGAGAATATGACGCTACTGTCGTAGCAAAGGTTGCGCTTGATCGCTTGGGTCTGAATCCCCCAGGGTTCGTTTTCTCCGAGCGTGATCTTCCCCCTGATCCAAACCAAGGTTTCATTGCAGTAGTAGCCCGCAAGGGAGATCCCATTGCTGATTTTTTTAAGAAAATCCAGGATCCTGTTTCACTTTGGGAGGCGTCAGCGGAGAGACGTGTTTTAAGAGAGCTTGGCCTGGGATGCAACTTTCCTGTCTCCCTTCGTGGTAAATTCCCGGACAAGAAAATGTACTTCTCTGCAGTAATAGACGATTCAAGAGCTGATATGGATTTGGATTTTTCAGAGGAATCTCAGATTAAAGGCTCAATAGTGAAAATCGGTGATACACTTGGCAAATAA
- a CDS encoding winged helix-turn-helix domain-containing protein — translation MVEQKRSDVFISNFRNPTKLGIVLLLMQKGPMTVTQMSKTLQTTRSNLYQAVAELVSDGFLREPSVKVKKGYVEKYYSINEAAFDSISQSEVDLSLGSQDINNLREVLFSFLKSQSFLLNLIAEEVLSSDDSYMKNVQEMIRKNFYIASFSKLSDVSFNLAVSKLQGLMKSLTEVETPAPLEKSNNMLLLIGIPSVDFLNFNSAKDTLVNQRRRK, via the coding sequence ATGGTGGAGCAAAAGAGATCCGATGTATTCATAAGCAATTTTAGGAATCCAACAAAGTTAGGTATAGTTCTGTTGCTTATGCAGAAAGGTCCCATGACTGTTACTCAGATGTCAAAGACCTTGCAGACAACCAGATCCAACCTTTATCAGGCGGTTGCAGAACTTGTTTCCGATGGATTTCTGAGGGAGCCCAGTGTTAAGGTTAAAAAAGGCTATGTCGAGAAGTACTATTCAATAAATGAAGCTGCATTTGATTCCATTTCCCAAAGTGAAGTGGATTTGAGCCTAGGGTCCCAAGATATTAACAATCTTAGGGAGGTTCTTTTCTCTTTTCTGAAGTCACAATCATTTCTTTTGAATCTAATAGCAGAAGAGGTCCTCTCCTCCGATGACAGCTATATGAAAAATGTTCAAGAGATGATACGAAAAAATTTCTATATCGCCAGCTTTTCGAAGCTCTCCGACGTTTCTTTCAATCTTGCCGTTTCAAAATTGCAGGGGCTTATGAAATCATTGACTGAAGTCGAAACTCCCGCTCCATTGGAAAAATCCAACAATATGCTATTGCTCATTGGAATCCCTTCCGTAGATTTTCTAAACTTTAACTCTGCTAAGGATACATTGGTGAATCAAAGAAGAAGAAAATAA
- a CDS encoding pyridoxal-phosphate dependent enzyme, which translates to MTTVVCNKCGKKRSGFSYKVTCECGGIFSIIPDFKFRSENLWENFPYLKKVNSLGECETPMVSFDNMSMKLEYFSPTYSYKDRGSRTLISWLSQNLKHGSIIKEDSSGNAGASIAAYGNAAGFETHIFVPEHAVREKLAQIESYGAHVHKIPGSREDVTRAAQEYEGYFASHVLNPEFRDGMRMISYEIFKQVGQARIPTVYVPLSAGTLFLGIVSGFEHLYSSGEIESVPRFVVVQPEYVSPICSVINCVKRDETDFKDSIADALVSRKPALAEMIIQKIKEHGSLCLSVSEDQIINARRKLALMGFLVEYSSATVLAAYEKLGHSEEALLIMTGNGLKNL; encoded by the coding sequence ATGACAACTGTAGTATGCAACAAATGTGGAAAAAAAAGAAGCGGGTTTTCATATAAGGTCACATGCGAATGCGGAGGTATATTTTCAATCATTCCGGATTTCAAATTCAGGAGTGAAAACTTATGGGAGAATTTTCCATATCTGAAGAAGGTAAATAGCCTGGGAGAATGCGAAACTCCAATGGTCTCATTTGATAATATGTCTATGAAACTTGAATATTTTTCTCCAACCTATTCTTACAAGGATCGCGGATCTCGCACACTCATCTCGTGGCTATCCCAGAACTTAAAACACGGCTCGATAATAAAAGAGGATTCCTCGGGAAATGCCGGTGCTTCCATAGCAGCCTATGGAAATGCTGCAGGATTTGAGACTCATATATTCGTTCCTGAACACGCTGTCAGGGAAAAATTGGCGCAGATAGAATCCTATGGTGCACACGTGCATAAAATTCCTGGTAGCAGGGAGGATGTCACGCGTGCTGCACAGGAATATGAGGGATATTTCGCAAGCCATGTACTTAATCCTGAATTCAGGGATGGTATGCGCATGATAAGCTATGAGATATTCAAGCAGGTTGGGCAAGCAAGGATTCCTACCGTTTATGTTCCTCTTTCGGCAGGCACCCTATTCCTTGGTATAGTTTCAGGATTTGAGCATCTCTATTCATCAGGTGAGATCGAAAGTGTTCCGAGATTTGTCGTTGTCCAGCCTGAATACGTCTCTCCCATATGTTCCGTAATCAACTGTGTCAAGCGAGATGAAACTGATTTTAAGGATTCCATTGCAGACGCCCTGGTCTCGAGGAAACCTGCACTGGCAGAGATGATAATCCAGAAGATAAAGGAGCATGGGTCATTATGCCTATCCGTGAGCGAAGATCAGATAATAAACGCAAGAAGGAAACTTGCGTTGATGGGTTTTTTGGTCGAATACAGTTCAGCGACTGTTCTTGCTGCATATGAAAAGCTTGGGCATTCTGAGGAAGCATTATTGATAATGACTGGAAATGGGCTAAAAAACCTGTAA
- a CDS encoding MFS transporter has translation MEEGSETRRKNFKLTVSNLAISRAGTSAFSLMILWITLQLTHIPAIAGLADGMFTLPLFFSFFVGSFIDRSRDKKLIAIIASIIRSISIFLLFIAVSTHILAVIVFFIFLCVVIMGFTSDISNSVRAIWVKVFLKDEEYQKGSAWMMGIGSLAEMAGFIASGIFIYIGFLKGISALFVVLVASCVPIIFIIQKPDQRERQSVKNDMKKGLKFLKETKIMQQMIFLMIIANLAVAMMGIAFTVLVEEIFKLNAIYFSIVFILVSLGIVLGSMPGSRVKGKLGFIIIPLLLVTGAMFVSIAFLRSIYLTYIPVLVIGFCVGMINPPTESVLIKRIPEEMMARSMGMVNTMAISVTFFSGTIGGLIIQFTSIFYLFLIIGSLVILSGFGIFFMKELRDAPVK, from the coding sequence ATGGAAGAGGGCTCAGAAACTAGAAGAAAAAATTTCAAACTCACAGTATCCAACCTCGCAATATCGCGTGCAGGCACCTCGGCATTTTCTCTCATGATCCTCTGGATCACGCTTCAGCTTACCCATATCCCTGCCATTGCAGGCCTTGCAGACGGAATGTTTACACTTCCGTTGTTTTTCTCATTTTTCGTCGGCTCCTTCATTGACCGTTCTCGTGACAAAAAATTGATAGCTATAATTGCGTCAATTATTCGTTCCATTTCTATATTCCTGCTTTTCATTGCTGTGAGCACACACATTCTTGCCGTAATCGTGTTTTTTATATTCCTCTGCGTAGTCATAATGGGATTCACCTCAGATATAAGCAACTCTGTAAGAGCCATCTGGGTGAAAGTGTTCCTTAAGGATGAAGAATACCAGAAAGGCTCCGCGTGGATGATGGGCATCGGATCCCTCGCTGAAATGGCAGGTTTCATCGCTTCCGGAATTTTCATTTACATTGGATTTCTAAAAGGAATATCTGCCCTTTTCGTGGTTCTGGTGGCTTCATGCGTTCCGATAATATTTATCATACAAAAACCAGATCAAAGGGAAAGGCAGTCTGTCAAAAACGACATGAAGAAGGGGCTGAAATTTCTAAAAGAAACCAAAATTATGCAGCAGATGATTTTTCTAATGATCATAGCGAATCTAGCTGTTGCAATGATGGGAATAGCATTCACCGTTCTTGTTGAAGAGATCTTTAAACTGAATGCCATATATTTCAGCATCGTATTCATATTGGTCTCTCTTGGAATTGTTCTGGGATCAATGCCTGGCTCCAGAGTGAAAGGAAAACTTGGCTTTATAATTATACCCCTCCTGCTGGTGACGGGCGCCATGTTCGTATCAATTGCGTTTCTCCGGTCCATATACCTAACATATATTCCAGTATTGGTCATTGGGTTCTGCGTCGGAATGATCAATCCGCCAACCGAATCCGTTCTGATCAAGAGAATACCGGAAGAAATGATGGCGCGTTCAATGGGGATGGTCAATACGATGGCAATATCAGTGACTTTTTTCTCCGGAACTATAGGCGGGCTGATAATACAGTTTACTTCGATCTTTTACCTGTTTCTGATAATCGGCTCTCTCGTTATATTGTCGGGTTTTGGAATATTTTTCATGAAGGAACTCAGGGATGCTCCAGTGAAATAA
- a CDS encoding GTPase domain-containing protein produces MFSEKIAWKIGVTGMKGSGKSSIISRIVYGTFDLGGRAKPFFKKAVTFKHESKNVTADIFFQEIENDQGTEKLYFGMNLIIVAVDILNKESVDYAISAIKNFKVGNKKLPLVVVGNKSDMKYEAEIWKEDLEYIKEKFETEFFIVSAKTGEGIPELLNYCVNIMKENYYAKE; encoded by the coding sequence GTGTTCAGTGAAAAGATAGCGTGGAAGATCGGGGTAACCGGAATGAAAGGTTCAGGCAAATCCTCAATAATTTCACGCATTGTATATGGCACATTCGATCTCGGAGGAAGGGCAAAACCTTTCTTCAAGAAGGCGGTAACTTTTAAGCATGAAAGTAAGAATGTTACTGCCGATATATTCTTTCAGGAAATTGAGAATGATCAAGGCACTGAAAAACTCTACTTTGGTATGAATCTGATCATCGTCGCGGTCGATATCTTGAACAAGGAGAGCGTTGATTATGCAATCTCAGCCATAAAGAATTTTAAGGTGGGCAATAAAAAGCTTCCACTTGTTGTCGTTGGAAACAAATCTGACATGAAGTACGAGGCTGAGATCTGGAAGGAAGACCTAGAATACATTAAAGAAAAATTTGAAACTGAATTTTTCATCGTTTCAGCAAAGACCGGGGAGGGTATTCCTGAACTGCTTAATTATTGTGTAAATATTATGAAAGAGAATTATTATGCAAAAGAGTGA
- a CDS encoding DUF1641 domain-containing protein gives MVDEQQADKQDVSKIDDDIEPLIIGLLENKDALTSLLNLLTRMRKSGLIEILDDLSSDYLPSDLEFLTTFLTSRDALVGVVKMVNVLAALSHSLSSERAGDTLKAIAFNSDLIFDNMVSGAKNPESIGLMGLYALLKDPDISAGLSAMMGALKALGIALKKVPEK, from the coding sequence ATGGTTGACGAACAGCAAGCAGATAAACAAGATGTTTCAAAGATAGATGACGACATTGAGCCACTGATAATAGGTTTACTAGAGAACAAAGATGCGCTGACTTCGCTTCTCAATCTCCTTACCAGGATGAGAAAATCTGGCCTTATAGAGATCCTAGATGATCTGTCATCCGATTACCTCCCTAGTGATCTTGAATTTCTTACGACATTTCTTACTTCAAGGGATGCTCTGGTTGGCGTTGTAAAAATGGTGAACGTTCTCGCAGCCCTGTCACATTCTCTGTCCAGCGAGAGAGCTGGAGACACCTTAAAGGCAATAGCATTCAACAGCGATCTGATCTTTGATAACATGGTAAGCGGTGCAAAGAATCCTGAATCAATTGGCCTTATGGGTCTTTATGCATTACTTAAAGATCCGGACATTTCTGCTGGTCTCTCAGCAATGATGGGTGCTCTAAAAGCTCTTGGGATTGCGCTCAAAAAAGTACCGGAAAAGTAA
- a CDS encoding OsmC family protein: protein MKVSFQYEKGKFFLSQDGKHEVRLKDPLANSETYYSPTELLLMAMGGCSAADIVTMLPKMRTDYERFRCEVTGERRQEYPQTLTKVNISYIFEGNVDLQKLKRAINLSLTKYCSVSIIVKQGGAALTYSLIVNGDTIEDHKFPEEEQNN, encoded by the coding sequence ATGAAAGTTTCGTTTCAATACGAAAAGGGTAAATTTTTTCTTTCGCAGGATGGGAAACATGAGGTCAGATTGAAGGATCCACTTGCCAATTCTGAAACATATTATTCCCCTACAGAGTTATTGCTCATGGCTATGGGTGGTTGCTCTGCTGCAGACATTGTTACCATGCTTCCTAAAATGCGAACGGATTATGAGCGATTCAGGTGCGAGGTTACAGGCGAAAGGAGACAAGAATATCCGCAGACACTCACCAAAGTAAATATAAGCTATATCTTCGAGGGAAACGTAGATCTACAGAAACTAAAAAGGGCGATCAATCTTTCTCTCACAAAGTATTGCAGCGTGTCGATTATAGTGAAGCAAGGTGGGGCGGCCCTTACTTATTCCCTGATAGTTAATGGTGATACGATAGAAGACCACAAGTTTCCGGAAGAGGAACAAAATAATTAG
- a CDS encoding glutamate-1-semialdehyde 2,1-aminomutase yields MHSQELFDLSRDLFPGGVNSPVRFYQPFPRFMQRGKGSRIFDIDGNEYIDYCLGFGPMILGHADENVIAAIKEQSLDGSLFGAPTLRELDLGDTIRSAISSIENMRFTNSGTEATMHVLRLARYFTGRDLLVKISGGFHGSHDMSLNTDRDFDGSAKNVTIEVPFNNSEALESVFKKYGKRIAALILEPVLGNVGVVPPRIEFLKHARSVTQQYDSLLIFDEVITGFRFHFGGYQDIVKIKPDLTTLGKIIGGGLPVGLFGGRKDIMSKVAPEGKFYQQGTFSANPLVMAAGIATLDKLRHADYGKLEKYTASLVEHIKKTFKNQEMDVTVNRVGGMFTVFFTKNEVTDNEGAQRSDDTMYARFFNSLLENGIFIPGSKLETCFVSFSHTEADLRQTKEILDKISEKMD; encoded by the coding sequence ATGCATTCTCAGGAACTTTTTGATTTGTCCAGGGATCTTTTTCCAGGCGGAGTAAATTCTCCTGTAAGGTTTTACCAGCCATTTCCAAGATTCATGCAACGGGGCAAGGGATCAAGGATCTTTGACATTGACGGAAATGAATACATTGACTATTGCCTTGGTTTTGGCCCTATGATCCTAGGGCACGCCGATGAAAATGTTATTGCAGCCATAAAGGAACAATCGTTGGACGGTTCGCTGTTTGGCGCGCCTACCTTACGAGAACTAGACCTTGGTGACACCATACGTTCAGCCATATCTTCGATAGAAAACATGAGATTTACAAATTCTGGAACTGAGGCAACCATGCATGTATTGAGACTCGCCAGATACTTTACCGGCAGGGATTTACTTGTCAAGATATCTGGAGGATTCCACGGTTCGCATGACATGTCGCTCAATACAGATAGGGATTTTGACGGCAGTGCGAAAAACGTTACCATTGAAGTGCCATTTAATAATTCAGAGGCGCTAGAGTCAGTGTTCAAAAAATACGGAAAGCGAATAGCGGCCCTGATCCTTGAACCGGTTCTGGGTAACGTAGGCGTTGTACCACCCAGGATAGAATTCCTCAAACATGCCAGATCTGTAACCCAGCAATACGATTCCCTACTGATATTCGATGAAGTGATCACTGGGTTTCGATTCCATTTCGGTGGTTACCAGGATATCGTAAAAATTAAGCCAGATCTAACAACCCTGGGGAAAATAATAGGAGGTGGGCTTCCCGTCGGTCTTTTTGGTGGACGGAAAGACATAATGAGCAAAGTTGCCCCTGAGGGAAAATTCTACCAGCAAGGAACATTTTCAGCAAATCCTCTTGTTATGGCTGCCGGCATAGCTACTTTGGATAAACTTAGACATGCAGATTATGGAAAATTAGAAAAATACACCGCCTCTCTTGTTGAGCACATCAAAAAAACGTTCAAAAACCAGGAAATGGATGTAACAGTAAATAGAGTCGGAGGCATGTTCACAGTATTTTTCACAAAGAATGAAGTGACTGATAATGAAGGCGCCCAACGAAGTGATGATACTATGTACGCGAGGTTCTTTAATTCTTTACTAGAAAATGGAATTTTCATCCCCGGTTCAAAGTTGGAAACATGTTTCGTTAGCTTCTCACATACTGAGGCCGATCTGCGACAGACGAAGGAAATTTTGGACAAGATATCGGAAAAAATGGATTGA
- a CDS encoding ferrochelatase: MSSKYVVLMYYGFPENPDGLMDYLRDIFKGKEPPEFVVKENEKKIAMLGGTSPSIKIVRAIRDKVEDSLSRLLPDYKVVLIAKHVKPSINEAKEMIGNPEISVEVPLFPIYSSFIFSSYFGPFESSVRSERSIRVSDLSSNKPFQQHFINNINENFDTGDRKSLFIFTSHSVPINGYEPYPKNINDLASAICSATGIDRPFIVYHSRGPFGKNWLGPDFEYLRSFCRRNSIENVVAVPIGFIYDHLEVLYDLDIDLKGRLAQDGVSFQRVPLPNDSEATISSIVSSVLRNTAGNV; the protein is encoded by the coding sequence ATGTCATCGAAGTATGTAGTTCTGATGTATTATGGTTTTCCAGAAAATCCCGATGGTTTGATGGATTATCTGAGAGATATTTTTAAGGGAAAAGAACCGCCGGAATTCGTAGTAAAAGAAAATGAAAAGAAGATCGCTATGCTTGGGGGGACGTCGCCTTCCATTAAAATAGTCCGCGCAATCAGGGACAAGGTCGAAGATTCGCTGAGCAGACTTCTGCCAGATTATAAAGTAGTTCTTATAGCGAAGCATGTCAAACCCTCAATAAATGAGGCAAAAGAAATGATAGGCAATCCTGAAATTTCTGTGGAGGTTCCATTGTTTCCGATATATTCCAGCTTCATCTTCTCTTCTTACTTCGGACCATTTGAGAGCTCTGTTCGTTCAGAGCGAAGTATCAGAGTCAGCGACCTCTCTTCCAACAAGCCGTTTCAGCAGCATTTCATAAATAATATAAATGAAAATTTTGATACAGGCGACAGAAAGAGTCTTTTCATTTTCACAAGCCACAGCGTACCTATAAACGGCTATGAGCCTTATCCGAAAAACATCAATGATCTCGCTTCTGCTATCTGCTCAGCTACCGGTATTGACAGGCCTTTTATCGTCTATCACAGCAGAGGTCCGTTTGGAAAGAACTGGCTCGGCCCAGATTTTGAATATCTCCGAAGTTTCTGCCGCAGGAACTCAATAGAGAACGTGGTAGCGGTACCTATAGGCTTCATTTACGATCACCTCGAAGTACTATATGACCTTGATATAGACCTGAAAGGAAGACTTGCCCAGGATGGAGTTAGTTTCCAAAGAGTACCACTCCCTAACGACTCGGAAGCGACCATATCTTCTATAGTTTCTTCGGTCCTTCGTAATACAGCCGGCAATGTTTAG
- a CDS encoding NAD(P)/FAD-dependent oxidoreductase, translated as MVASKSVLILGDGSAGITAANKLRSHAGEDELEITVIGKTFRHFYKPDGLFIPFGYKNYRDSVKPMNFLLNNGIDYIDDEILRVNPDDSIVFLRSGKSYVGDYIIIATGNRYATEEVPGYDGEAKHFYSLQNAMELREYLKSFSGGNIVVGSTGQPIQSPQSLYEFSFLLDSYLTDKGVRAKSKITYLSPFSGVTHDEQLSQIIEPILKRKNIEYKTGFAVTSINPKNKEVTGSDGSKLNYNLLVLSPPHRGQEFLKASGLTDEQGYVNVDPSTLTLKGKSNIFCIGDSNNLSNAKSSASGYMQASFVVARIISETVGGLSDSVFQGTAPQVVITGKDTAFSYVEAPGKKLRTIQENKGDFLLKWSASNTYFSTVLRGVV; from the coding sequence ATGGTAGCATCTAAGAGTGTTTTAATATTGGGCGATGGATCGGCTGGGATTACTGCGGCAAACAAATTAAGATCACATGCTGGAGAAGATGAACTTGAGATCACAGTTATAGGAAAAACGTTCAGGCATTTTTACAAGCCAGATGGTCTTTTTATACCATTCGGTTACAAGAACTACAGGGACAGCGTGAAACCAATGAATTTCCTTCTTAACAATGGCATAGATTACATAGATGATGAGATCCTGAGGGTTAACCCGGATGATAGCATAGTATTTTTACGCTCCGGAAAAAGTTACGTAGGCGATTACATAATAATTGCAACTGGCAACAGATACGCCACAGAAGAGGTACCAGGATACGACGGGGAGGCCAAGCATTTCTATAGCTTACAGAATGCGATGGAACTCAGAGAATACCTGAAATCGTTTTCCGGCGGAAACATTGTTGTAGGGAGTACAGGTCAGCCTATCCAGTCTCCACAATCTCTTTATGAATTCTCCTTTTTGCTCGATTCCTACCTGACTGACAAGGGGGTAAGGGCGAAATCAAAGATCACTTATCTGTCGCCATTTTCTGGTGTGACTCACGACGAACAACTTTCACAGATTATAGAACCGATACTAAAGAGAAAGAATATCGAATACAAAACAGGGTTCGCTGTCACAAGTATAAATCCAAAAAATAAGGAAGTAACAGGATCAGACGGTTCCAAACTCAATTACAATCTTTTAGTTCTTTCTCCTCCGCACAGAGGACAGGAATTCCTCAAAGCGTCCGGCTTGACAGATGAGCAAGGGTACGTCAATGTCGATCCGTCCACGCTAACATTGAAGGGAAAGAGCAACATCTTCTGCATTGGCGATTCGAATAATTTGAGTAACGCAAAGTCCTCAGCTTCAGGATACATGCAAGCTTCATTTGTTGTGGCCAGAATCATCTCTGAGACTGTAGGAGGACTTTCTGATAGCGTTTTCCAGGGAACGGCCCCTCAGGTTGTAATAACGGGAAAAGATACTGCTTTCAGTTATGTAGAAGCTCCAGGGAAGAAGTTGAGGACAATACAGGAAAATAAAGGTGACTTTCTGCTCAAGTGGTCTGCTTCTAATACTTACTTCTCAACAGTTTTAAGGGGTGTGGTGTAA